One genomic window of Cannabis sativa cultivar Pink pepper isolate KNU-18-1 chromosome 2, ASM2916894v1, whole genome shotgun sequence includes the following:
- the LOC115718484 gene encoding putative B3 domain-containing protein At5g58280, which produces MIMTSNGDSNTYEEVRKQRLEENKKRFEDLGIAKITKSLSDLTNSEKKSPQRHLSKPRSKICNSVEPRRSSRSRNPVQSYCDEVYVELPSSRKRSRSNPSSWASYLARPLDEVIIASYEERNAAFKAAEELESSLKSENPTFVKSMVRSHVYSCFWLGLPSKFCENYLPKSIVDMELEDEDGKEFDAIYIGKRSGLSGGWRAFALEHKLNDGDACVFELVEPTRFKIYIVRVSLVSSKQIKENSSNGAKEKSTGKMKKDSSKSKQTKKLKKLEELPTKCMIDDEEEQGVSPNKRNGCVSKSVKKEVESEKASETNDDDAAALGQESAKCSFRRSKRKLTPKSSRHSLI; this is translated from the exons ATGATAATGACCTCCAATGGCGATTCCAACACTTACGAAGAGGTTCGCAAGCAACGCCTTGAGGAAAACAAGAAGAGATTTGAG GATTTGGGTATTGCAAAGATCACAAAAAGTTTATCTGACCTTACAAATTCTGAGAAGAAGTCCCCG CAACGACATCTTTCAAAACCCAGATCGAAGATTTGTAACTCTGTGGAGCCTAGACGGTCCTCCCGGTCACGCAACCCAGTTCAATCATATTGTGATGAG GTTTATGTAGAGCTTCCGTCTTCACGGAAGAGATCAAGATCAAATCCATCATCCTGGGCAAG CTATCTTGCGAGGCCATTAGACGAAGTCATAATAGCTTCTTATGAAGAAAGGAATGCTGCTTTTAAAGCTGCAGAGGAACTAGAAAGCAGTTTGAAGTCTGAGAATCCAACTTTTGTCAAATCAATGGTTCGATCTCATGTCTATAGTTGCTTTTGGTTG ggccTCCCTTCTAAGTTCTGTGAGAATTATCTTCCAAAATCAATTGTGGATATGGAATTAGAGGATGAAGATGGAAAAGAATTTGATGCCATCTACATTGGCAAAAGATCTGGCTTAAGTGGGGGTTGGAGAGCATTTGCTTTGGAGCATAAGTTGAATGATGGTGATGCCTGTGTGTTTGAGCTGGTTGAACCTACTAGATTTAAG ATCTACATAGTTAGAGTGTCCCTGGTTTCAAGTAAGCAAATTAAAGAGAATAGTAGTAACGGGGCCAAAGAGAAATCAACGGGGAAGATGAAGAAGGATAGCTCAAAATCGAAACAGACAAAGAAGTTGAAAAAATTAGAAGAGCTCCCAACAAAGTGCATGATAGATGATGAAGAGGAACAGGGTGTAAGCCCAAATAAGAGGAATGGGTGTGTTTCAAAGAGTGTGAAGAAGGAAGTTGAATCAGAGAAAGCCAGTGAAACAAATGATGATGATGCTGCTGCTTTGGGTCAGGAGAGTGCAAAATGTTCCTTTAGGAGATCTAAGAGGAAACTTACCCCAAAGTCTTCTCGTCATAGCTTAATTTAG